The DNA window AGTCATCAACCCGACCGATGAAGATGCCGTAGACCAGATTCGTGATCTCACTACGGATGGACGCGGTGTGGATTTTGCGCTCGACTGCTCAGGGAACGTGCACGCGCACAGACTCTGTATCGATACAACGCGGCGGCGTGGCACGATTGCATTCGTCGGACAGAGCGGCACAAACGACACCATCCTCCACGTGAGCCCAGATCTCATCGGTAAAGGGTTGCGTCTCATGGGGGCATGGCATTATAACCTCAATCAATTTCCCGGCTTGATGAAGGTCATCGAAGGCTCACCCCTCCTCGACCTGCTTATCAGCAATATCTTCCCGATGCGTGAGATCCAGAAGGCATTTGAAACCTCCGCATCTCAAGAAAGCTCAAAGATTATCCTGAAACCCTGGGAATAAGCCATGCCAACTACACATAAACCGAATATACTCCTCATCGTGTCCGACGACCATGCGGCACCGGCGATCAGTTGTTATGGCAGCGAGATGAATCACACCCCGAATATCGACCGAATCGGCAACGGCGGCATGCGATTCAACAACTGTTTCTGCACGAACGCAATCTGCACACCTGCACGTGGCTCCATTCTTACGGGAAAATACAGCCATCAAACCGACATCAAAACCCTCGCGGATACCATCGATCACACACAGGAACAGACAGTCGCACAGATGCTGCATGAAGCCGGGTATCAGACTGCGATTGTCGGGAAGTGGCATCTCGGACACGGGGGTGTCAGTGATCCGCACGGATTCGATTACTGGAACGTGTTTCCTGTCCAAGGGGCACACATCAATCCTGAAATGATTGAGATGGGGGAACCGAAAAAATTCAATGGATACTCCGCGGACATCGTGACGGACAACTCGCTGAATTGGCTACAGGGCAGAGAGGCAGATCAACCGTTTTTTCTTATGACGACCTACAAAGCGACGCACGATCCCTTCTTTCCGAATCCGAAGCATCGGCATCTCTACACGGAAGAAATCCCTGAGCCACCAACTTTCAACGATGATTATGAAAACCGAGCGGCAGCCGCCGCAATGAATACGGCAAAAGTAGACATCATGCAACGGAAAAACCATCTGCCGGAACCGACACCTGAAGGTCTGACGGGTGATGCTTTGAAACGATGGAACTATCAGTGCTACATGCAGAACTATCTGCGGTGCGCCCATGCCATCGACGAGAATGTCGGACGCTTGCTCGATTATCTGGACGCGGAAGGTCTTGCGGATGATACGATTGTCATCTATTCTGCAGATCACGGATTCTTTTTAGGCGACCACGGTTGGTATGACAAACGGTTCATGTATGAGGAATCCATACGGATTCCGTTGCTCGTCCGGTATCCACACGAGATCCAAGCGTCGGGTGTGAGCGAACAAATTACACTGAACGTCGATTTCGCGCCGACGTTACTCGACTACGCAGGCATAGGAATTCCCGACGATATGCAGGGCCGGAGTCTCCGAACGTCGTTGGAAGGTGAAATGCCAGCGGATTGGCGAACATCCATGTATTACCGGTATTGGATGCACCTGGCGCACTTCAACATCCCCGCGCACTACGGCGTGCGGACGGAACGGTATAAACTCATCTACTATTACGGTGAGGCGTTGGGAGCAGGCGGTGCAATCGACCGTTCTACACCGCCAGAGTGGGAATTGTTCGATCTGGAGAAGGATCCGCATGAAATGCACAATGTTTACGGAGATCCGGCGTATAACGAGGTTGTGGTGGAATTGAAAACGGAATTGGAACGACTTCGGGATGCGTTGGGGGATTATGAGTAGGTTAGTATCTACAAGATACACTAATCTCTCCATTCCATTGTTTTCTTTTGAAGTTCAAGTGCTGTATACTGGTCACGATATTCCTCCAAACCACCGATCCAATCTAATTTAGGTTTCTTTTTTCGTTTTGGAATGGATTACTTCTTTATGATATTCAGGTGGAAGCTGCTTGAGTTTCTCAACAACGATAGATTCCATTTTTATACCTGCTCTTTAATTTTTTCTCTTATTCGCTTACATAACTCCTTTAGGACCACTTCGACTCGATTGTGTTAAATATTGTAAACTATCTTGAGATTTAAAGCAATTTCTTTATCAAATCTTATAGGACTATTTAACTTCCAGTTCTCCGAAATATTATTAGGGGCGTTTCAGCCATCTTCAAAAGTTTGGACTGTGAAGAGAAAACGCCCCTCACACTATTACGACACATTAGTCATCACGTTTTTATAATGAATTACTCGCTTTTGAGCCGTCCCCACGTCATAGCGATTTTCCCTTCAGGCTTCACATCGGAAACGAGCATTTCCATTTCCCTCTGGATGTCCTTTTGTGATAAGACTTCGCTGTAGATAGCGAATTCGTCAATAACACCGTGAGCCCCTGCCGTGGTGGCTCTGTACTTAAACTTGTTATTTCCGCCGATTCTTGGGGATTCATGAAATGCGGGAAATCCTGCGAACCCCTTCGCTGTAGCGACTTCCTCGCCATCAAGGTAGAAGTAAGCACTGCCGCCGAAATCCCACGTTGCGGCGACGTGCATCCACGTATCTTTTTTCACAACATCCTCGGCCTGCGCGGCGAGATAATAGTCTGTATCGGGTGCATCCTCTACCGCGAAGTGGAACTCGTTTTCCCGTTCTCCGATGACGGCACCTTTTCCAATCGAGAAGAAGACGACTGCGTTGTTGGCATCGAATATTCTAAAGGTCCCAGCGTCTCCACCATTCCAATGCGGCTTAAACCAGAATAAAACGGTGCCGGGATCGGTCATCTCGTAATCGAATTCAATGAACTGGTCCAAGGCTTTGCTGAGTTCGATGCCCATCCCGTAAGGACCGTCTTTACTTTTAACACGCTTTGCATTACCCTCAATCCTACCGTCATTTCCGTTTCCACTGGCATCTTCAACGACCCCTGCCTTTCTTCCCTTGAAAGAAAACCAAACTTCGGGTTTGGGTGCGGCATCTCCGATATGAGCAAGCAGCATCAAGCCAACTACGAACATCACAACCAATGTTAAAGGTTTATAGATAGACCGAATTGTCCAGTTAAACATAGCATCCTCCTGTTTAGTGCAGATATGCTTACCATCAAAATTAATTGAATATTCTAACACGTTAGGAAACATTGTCAAATATTCGCTCTATCCGATTTTGGACAGCGCGGTATCATTCGCTTCTTTCCTTGAGGAGTTGTTGAATTTGTGTTTTCAGTATAGGAAGTTCAAATTGCACTACATCCCAGATAATGTTAATATCCACATCAAAATATACGTGGGTTACTCTGTTCCTTAACCCTGCAATTTCCTGCCATGGAATACTTGGATACTCTTCCTGAGTTGAATCAGGGATCTTCTTGACTGCTTCACCGATGCTCTGAAGGTTTCGGATAACCGCGTCAATCCGCATCTGGTCTGTCTCAAACCCACCGCGAGTAATGCCTTCAACATAGGATGCAATACGGTCAGCTGCCGTCACTATGTCTTGGAGGTATAAATCATAGTTCCGTGACATACTCTATCTCTTTTTCAATATAAGGTTTGAAACCCGGTTTGATGGAGGTAGGGGTAACCAGGTCAACATCTTTCTGAAACAGGTCTTCAAGAAATAGAGCCAATCCCATGTAGTCCCGAAAAGTCAACCTCTCCAGTTCAACGAGGAAATCAATGTCGCTTGCGACGGTTGCTGTGCCGCGGACGTAAGACCCAAACAAGCCGATCCGTTTGACCCCGTATTTCCGCAGGGTCTGTCGATTATCCAGCAGGGTCTGCTTGATAAATGCTTTGCTGAGAACCGTTTGATTTTCCACTCTGAATCCCTCCACTAAAGCATTACAGTACCGCATGCCATTTCACTTACACGGCTATTATAAATTATCTTGAAATTTAAAGCAATTCTTTATATGATGTTTCGCAAGAAAACGATACCGCTACCCGCTTGAGGAAAGAACATGACACCGAAACAGAAATACCTCTTTGACCTACGTGGCTACCTACATTTAAAGAACGTCCTGATGCCAGAAGAACTTAGCAACGCACAGGCAGCTATCGAACGACTTGTGCAAGCATCGCCAGATGAATTGCCACCCGGCATCAGTCGCGGCGGTGAAGGGTTCTCCAATGGGTTCTCCTCCGATAAATCGCTTGAGGCACTCACACTACATCCGGCTACCTGGCCCATCATCAAAGAATTGACGTGGAACAAACCCCGTTTCAATCGTGGATCGCTTGTTGTAAATACGCACGAGCGACAGGAGATGACACCATTGCACTGTGGCGGTGAAGATTTCCGCTGGACTCGACGCTACGGTGTCAGAAACGATCAGATCTTCACGAATGACATTGTGTGTTTCTTCTACTTCACGGATGTCTATCCGGGTGACGGGGGTTTGATCGTCCTACCGGGTTCTCACAAAAGCGAGTTTGAACGTCCTGAGAATCTGTTTTTCCCTAACCCTGACACCCCAGATATGCCACTTCACCCCGCGCTCGTTAATGTGACACCGAAAGCCGGAGATGTTGTGATTATCACTGAACTGTTGACCCACGGCGTGCTGGTGTGGAAACCGACGGATCGCGATCGGAGATTCCTGATTCTGCGATACAAGACGCAGTTCTTTCAAGACGAGCGTGGGATCCGGGAAGTCTTCCCACCTGAAGTGATGGAGAGGCTCTCGCCCGAGACGAAAGAATTGGCGGCTTATGGACCCGAGTGGGAAGAAAAGGATCTTGTTAAACAGGATACCGTGACGTTAACGTAATCAGGCGAATCGCAATGGAAATCGTTAGAGCAGAACTTACCGATGCCGAAAGGCTTGCTGAACTGAACCAGCACCTTATTGAGGACGAGCGACACCCGAATCCGATGAACATCGCCGAACTCACCCAGCGGATGAAAACGTGGTTGGCAACTGATTACATTTGTTATGTGGCGAAGCAGAACGCAGGTATTGTCGTCTACTGCTTATACAGGAATGATGGTAGACATTACTATATGCGGCAATTGTACGTGGACAGAGCGCACCGACGCAAAGGGATCGCGACGCAGTTGCTGGATTGGTTATACGAGAACGTATGGACGGATAAGAAGGTCAGATTGGATGTACTTGCCCATAACGAGGATGCCGTCGCCTTTTACAAGAGATACGGATTCAGAATTGGTGTCTTCAGGATGGAAAAATAAGAAGTGTGAGGGAATCAAAGATGAAATACGACGCAGTAAACCGAACCTTTGATTGTGAACCGACGCTTACCGATACACAGGTGCTACAGTACTGTCGGGATGGCTACCTGCAACTCCAAGGGGTCGTTCCTGATGAGATTAATCAGCGCACGTGCGATTATCTCAACGGCGATTTGCCGATAAATCCGTGTTTCATGCCCGAGGGGATGACACACGCCGATTTAGAACGGATGCGGGATACACATGAACCCAGCTCGATTCTGCTTGAGGACTGGTATATTGAACATGTCCTGCTAAACCGTGAACTCGCCGGCGCATTGCGTTCATTGCTCGGTAAGGACGTTGGGTTACCTGTGTTAGTCAGCAACCATCGTGTTAAGTGTCCGATGCCCGCACAGGGATGGCACCACGATGCCGATCACGTCTTTGGTCCTGAAACCAACTTTGTGGAGGTCTTTTACTTCCCGCAGGATACACCGATGGAATTGGGTCCGACAGAGATTCTGCCGGGTTCACATATCCGTTCCACAAGTCGAGATATAGCCGAGAAAGGGGTTTCAAGCGAGGGACCGGCGGGTTCGTTTGTTATCCACTCGCAAAGCATCCTCCATCGTCGCGGTGAATCCACAGCGGAAGGGCTGCGCCACATGTTGAAATACAGTTATTGGCGGACGGTCCCACCGACACGGGACTGGAAGGAAGAATCAGAATTTGATCCCCAGACTGCCGAATACGGTGGACACGGCGTGGCGAGATACGTGGCACACATATTCTACTGGCTCTGCGGCAAAAGCGATGAATTTCGGGTCATCGGTGGGCAAGCGTGGCCCTGGTCGAGTGTGAACCAAATCGGTCCTTCCTATGGGTTTGGACACAAAGAAGGTTACCTCCCGAACTGGCGAAAGGACAATCCTGATGACTACGCTATTCCATCTTCCTAATTTACCTTGCGGATAAGTAACGGGGTCCCATAAGGTTAGCGACCCAATGCATCGAGTTGAACACGATACCGTTTTTCAGTGGTATCAAGCAACGCTTCGATGACCTTCTCCGTGTCCCCCGACTCCGCAACAAGGGTTTCCATCTGCTCCACTGCGAAAGATGGAACGTGGCTAAAACAGTTCTGAGAAGACTTGTCGAGATGATTCCCAACGTTTAAACTCAGCACTAACAACAGTGCGCGTTCCAATCGTTCAATACGTTCGTCACGCGCTTTAAGTTCTTCCAACACATCCATTTGCATTTACCAGTCTCCAGTCCATTTATCGCTTCCTATTGCCCACAAATCTAAAGAATTCGTAATGCAGAAACACTATAGGTATTCTATGGCACTACCATACACCGAAGTCTGACGATTTTCTACAAAGATTACTGCAAAGTTGCTTTGAAGAAGACTAAGAATCGCAGGAGAATTGAAACGCCACTTAGCTTGCTTATAATGAACGTTGGAGTCTGTCCGGATCTCAATTTCCCCG is part of the Candidatus Poribacteria bacterium genome and encodes:
- a CDS encoding sulfatase, giving the protein MPTTHKPNILLIVSDDHAAPAISCYGSEMNHTPNIDRIGNGGMRFNNCFCTNAICTPARGSILTGKYSHQTDIKTLADTIDHTQEQTVAQMLHEAGYQTAIVGKWHLGHGGVSDPHGFDYWNVFPVQGAHINPEMIEMGEPKKFNGYSADIVTDNSLNWLQGREADQPFFLMTTYKATHDPFFPNPKHRHLYTEEIPEPPTFNDDYENRAAAAAMNTAKVDIMQRKNHLPEPTPEGLTGDALKRWNYQCYMQNYLRCAHAIDENVGRLLDYLDAEGLADDTIVIYSADHGFFLGDHGWYDKRFMYEESIRIPLLVRYPHEIQASGVSEQITLNVDFAPTLLDYAGIGIPDDMQGRSLRTSLEGEMPADWRTSMYYRYWMHLAHFNIPAHYGVRTERYKLIYYYGEALGAGGAIDRSTPPEWELFDLEKDPHEMHNVYGDPAYNEVVVELKTELERLRDALGDYE
- a CDS encoding LamG domain-containing protein; this translates as MFPNVLEYSINFDGKHICTKQEDAMFNWTIRSIYKPLTLVVMFVVGLMLLAHIGDAAPKPEVWFSFKGRKAGVVEDASGNGNDGRIEGNAKRVKSKDGPYGMGIELSKALDQFIEFDYEMTDPGTVLFWFKPHWNGGDAGTFRIFDANNAVVFFSIGKGAVIGERENEFHFAVEDAPDTDYYLAAQAEDVVKKDTWMHVAATWDFGGSAYFYLDGEEVATAKGFAGFPAFHESPRIGGNNKFKYRATTAGAHGVIDEFAIYSEVLSQKDIQREMEMLVSDVKPEGKIAMTWGRLKSE
- a CDS encoding DUF86 domain-containing protein, yielding MSRNYDLYLQDIVTAADRIASYVEGITRGGFETDQMRIDAVIRNLQSIGEAVKKIPDSTQEEYPSIPWQEIAGLRNRVTHVYFDVDINIIWDVVQFELPILKTQIQQLLKERSE
- a CDS encoding nucleotidyltransferase family protein; this translates as MRYCNALVEGFRVENQTVLSKAFIKQTLLDNRQTLRKYGVKRIGLFGSYVRGTATVASDIDFLVELERLTFRDYMGLALFLEDLFQKDVDLVTPTSIKPGFKPYIEKEIEYVTEL
- a CDS encoding phytanoyl-CoA dioxygenase family protein; this encodes MTPKQKYLFDLRGYLHLKNVLMPEELSNAQAAIERLVQASPDELPPGISRGGEGFSNGFSSDKSLEALTLHPATWPIIKELTWNKPRFNRGSLVVNTHERQEMTPLHCGGEDFRWTRRYGVRNDQIFTNDIVCFFYFTDVYPGDGGLIVLPGSHKSEFERPENLFFPNPDTPDMPLHPALVNVTPKAGDVVIITELLTHGVLVWKPTDRDRRFLILRYKTQFFQDERGIREVFPPEVMERLSPETKELAAYGPEWEEKDLVKQDTVTLT
- a CDS encoding GNAT family N-acetyltransferase translates to MEIVRAELTDAERLAELNQHLIEDERHPNPMNIAELTQRMKTWLATDYICYVAKQNAGIVVYCLYRNDGRHYYMRQLYVDRAHRRKGIATQLLDWLYENVWTDKKVRLDVLAHNEDAVAFYKRYGFRIGVFRMEK
- a CDS encoding phytanoyl-CoA dioxygenase family protein, which translates into the protein MKYDAVNRTFDCEPTLTDTQVLQYCRDGYLQLQGVVPDEINQRTCDYLNGDLPINPCFMPEGMTHADLERMRDTHEPSSILLEDWYIEHVLLNRELAGALRSLLGKDVGLPVLVSNHRVKCPMPAQGWHHDADHVFGPETNFVEVFYFPQDTPMELGPTEILPGSHIRSTSRDIAEKGVSSEGPAGSFVIHSQSILHRRGESTAEGLRHMLKYSYWRTVPPTRDWKEESEFDPQTAEYGGHGVARYVAHIFYWLCGKSDEFRVIGGQAWPWSSVNQIGPSYGFGHKEGYLPNWRKDNPDDYAIPSS